CCTAAGGGGAGATATCGGGGAAATCTTAAGTAATTGGAGTCGAGGAACGAAGCGTTCGGGCTCGCAGCCACCCATCTCGGATATCACAGCAGAAATAGTAGAACACGCGATTAAGCTCGCGGAAGGAGGCTTTAATCCAATCTTGATCATCAGCAAAGACGCTCTTGAGGTAACTACTGATTTTGTCCTGGCGGAGTATCTCGCGAATCATCGCGAAATAGACAACGCCCTGATCGTCATTCCGCTGGCCAAAGAGCTTCGGAAGTATTTTCAGATGACTCGTCGGATTCCTGATATTCCTTCGACACTACCGGTAAATCAAGTCACGATCGCGACAGAGGAAATAACGGAAGTGCGCGAATTTGTAACAGTCGACGACTGGTCCTTCGAGATCACTGCGAAAAAGCAATCGTCCAAGGGTCGTCGAAAACGGAAGTGAGCGCCATTAAGTGGCAATCCATCCGGACAGGGCAGGCCGAACAGTCCGCAGATAGTTAACCAACGCTGGCTGGCGTAATTGGTGAAGTCCGCGCTAACGAACTTCGCAAGCAAATCGAACTAACCACATACACGCAAATCGTAATAGATCGAACCCTTCCCAATTCATGACCGAATCCAAGTTGACTAACTATGAATATGGACCATTCACCGCCCCTCCACCAAACGACCCCATGGGTCACACCCGATTCACAATGGCTACGGGCAATGAACATTGTGGAACGCGGGGGATATGCCACCGTCAAGCGAGATGGTGAACTGGTCCAGCGAACAGTGAGATACGTTCGCCAATTGAATCGCCTCACAACTGCTCGTGGAATGAAGCGGGCGGTTAAGGAGAATCCCGATCTTTATTTGGCACTGAAACTACTTCAGGAACAATCGAACCGAGTTTTGGAACTCAAGGCTCGGATGCTCGCCGGCCAAACGGATCAGGCCATCGCTCGGGCGATTGGCTTTCCCGTCCATGGCGTCGCAACCTTCGCGGCCTTGTACTTCGATGTAAGAGCACGACTCAAAGCTACTTCGTGGATTCGCTGGGTCGCAATTGGTGTCGATCCCGGGCAGGCAAACAGCCCTGAGACTCTATTCCTTCTTCATGCGTGGAAGCGCGGTCCGATGGTCATTGAGCCTTGGCTCGATTACTTGGGATACGAACAGGAGTCACACAACCTAGGGTCGGTTATTGGTCGACAACGAGCATGGATTGCCCATCTGATTGACGTTGCGCAACTCCCAGCCACCAGCAATATCTCGAAATCCCTGTGGAAAGCGAGCTATTTCACGCTGGGAAATCCTCCAAAAGCTGTTGAATCGACCTCCATTCGGAACACTGTTTCTCGAAATCGGGCCACAATCCTTGCGGAATATGCCTGGGAGAAGCCCAAAATGGACCAAGTTGCCGAGGTCGGACGAAGGAACCAGGCCCCAATAAACGCCAAGTCCTTCACAATGGGAAGGCTAGTAAAGACTGGGTAGTGTAATTTCGAGCTCTTCCCGGCAACAGCGTCACGCGGCCGCGCGATGACGCAATGTGGAACATGACCATGCCCAGATCCAACTACGTCTACCGATCAACGCGCGTTGGCTCGGGGGTCGAACGCACTTACCTCGGCACACTTGCCGATCCGGCCGTCCGAGCCGTGGAAAGAACCTCGCAGTTGGTACGGGCTTCCCGCCAGGCGGAGCGAGAAGCAGTGACTTCGGCCTTAGGCATTATCGATGTAGTGGATCGCGTTCTGACGACAATCCACTGCGAAGCCAATCGGACAATCAGAAACCTCCGAAAGCGGTGGAAGCGTGCAAAAGAGTCGCCTATCCCGAGACCCAAAATGAAACACCAAAACTTGTCTTATGAAGAGTACACCGACCTAGTGGACGATGCCTCCCGCGGCGACCAGCAAGCCCTTGATAAACTGCGGCAACATTTACGAGGCAAGCCGGAGTTGTGCAATTTGCTAGGCGACCTGAATCGGCACGTCCAACAGCACCTGATCGATCTCGCGGCGGCTGGATTGACGGATGTCCGGGAATCGATCGCCATTTGCCTCGCCGACAAACGAGCCCAGCTATTAAAGGAAGGGGATTCGCTGATGGAACAACTACTCGTCGATCAAGTTCTGAGCACCATGCTTGATGCCGCATGTTGTCAGCTGGGGGCATCGCAAACATATGATCAGGAATCGATCCGAAGCCGCTGGGAGAGTCGACTTGCGCGTGCTCAACAGCGGCATCAGGCAGCGATTGCTTCACTTATCGAGTTGAGAAAGATGCTCGAGCCGCACCGAGGTCCGGAAATAGCACTCCATAGCTAAAAGAACTCGACCCAGCCAGCCACGGTCCGGCGAGAAATCGGAACAAGCAAGCCTGAAATTCACTTCTCGTTCGTGTTGCGAGACCATGCGTAGCTCAAGCCAATTGGCTGTCACCGCAATGAAACAATGGGCTATCTTCTTCGCCCCCGTTCTATTGAGTGGCACGGCAGTCCGCCTGGCTCGGGCGTGCCCGGACCATCAATGCTCGTCAGCACACAAGAGACGGCTAGCAAAATCTTGATCGCGCCCGGGCCGACCTTGGTGCCCGCATCAGCTCGCACATGTCACGCCCTCGAATGGCACGTAGTTCTCTCGTAACCTGCTCCTCTGAATCGACATAGATCAAAAAGGCCTCGCTTGCGTAGATGGAGTTGTCACACACCCATCTTTGGCAAGGAGGCCTCAGGATGTCATTTTCTAACGATGGACGATTTCGTCAGCAAGTGCGGTTTCTACAGCAGCAGTTTGCGCAAGACGGTGAGCTGCCATTCACGGATGTGCTGTCTGAGGCAACGATATCACATGCTTTGGAAGCATTGGAAATTGTTTGGCTGGATCGGATCTACACGCCGCTGGTGACTCTTTGGGTTTTTCTTGGCCAGGCATTGAGTCAGGACCATTCCTGTCGGGCGGCCGTGGCCCGCCTGATTGCTCATCGTGTTTCACGCGGCCAACGTCGCTGCTCAGCAGAGACGAGTGCTTACTGCCAAGCCAGGAAACGACTGCCGGAAGAATTCTTCGCAACGGTCGCTCGGAAGACAGGACAAGCGTTAGATGGCCATGCCGATCAAAGTTGGCTTTGGAAAAACCGCCGCGTCCTGGCCTACGATGGCTCTACCGTGTCGATGCCTGATACGGCCGACAATCAACAAGCCTATCCACAACCTCCTCAGCAGGCGGAAGGCCTTGGCTTTCCGCTGGCACGTATCGCGGTCTTCTTCTCACTCTCCTGTGGAGCCATAATTGAGCTGGCCATCTGCAGCTATTCAGGTAAGGGGCACAGCGAATTAGGAATGCTTCGTAAGTTGTGGGAGGTGCTGCGTTCAGGCGATATTATGCTTGCAGATCGCTACATGTGTTCTTGGTATGAAATCTTTCAACTTCGGCAGCGCGGGATCCACACGGTGACTCGCCTCCATCATTGTCGCAAGGCAGACTTCCGACGAGGGAAACGTTTGGGCAAAGGAGACCATCTCGTCGAATGGCCGAGGCCGCATATTCGCACGATTGACAACCGGACCCGCAAGGGACTTCCCGATCAACTCACCATGCGCGAAACGCGGGTGCTGATTCAACAGCCGGGGTTCCGCAGCCGCAGCATCATCGTGGTTACAACGCTGCTGGATGCCGAAGAAGTGACCGCCAGCGATTTAGCGGATCTTTATCGTGCACGATGGAACGCCGAACTCGATCTGCGATCACTGAAGCAAACGCTGCAGATGGACATCTTGCGATGCAAGACGCCTGAGTTGGTCCGGAAGGAAATCTGGACACACATCCTCGCCTACAACCTCATTCGGACTGTCATGGCCCAGGCCGCTTCCAAACAGAAGATCAAGCCGCGCACGATAAGCTTCAAAGGCGCTGTGCAAACTCTGGAAGCCTTTCAACCGGTGATCGCTATGCAAGGCCAGCACGGCTTGCGCCGAGCAGACCTATACAACCAATTACTCGAAGCGCTCGCAACACATCGCGTGGCCGACCGCCCTGATCGCTTCGAGCCCAGGCAAAGAAAACGACGGCAGAAGAAGTACGACCGTATGATGAAGCCCAGGAATGAAGTCAAACGTGAAATCCTGAAACGACTTGGGTAGAACTACGTGCCATTCGTCACGCCCTCATGTGCATTTTCTTGCTTCGAACAGGCGTTAGTCTGAAGCAGACCCTGAGCTTGATCCAAATTCGATAGGCAGAAAGAAATACTCGGGGTGACAAGATACCGTTAGAACTTTTTTTTGAAAGCGTTGGCAGTTTTGCAGACGCAGCAAAATGCGACGTGATGGCACGCAACGCCGGTAACGATTTCACCCCAGCTCAAACAGTTTCGCATATTTCATTTGCAACTTCGTCGGCGACGTGATCTTCGGCGGACCGCATGATTTAGGCCGTTTTTTGCGGGGATAGTTGCGACTTTTTTTGCTCGACGTTCGATTGGATTCGTCCGCGAGGACGGCTTGAGTGAGTTCACTGATCAGCAGTGCGGCGGCTCTCGCTTTCAGTGCGACGGATGTCGTGGCGGCGGCGAAGGCGCGGATGATTTTCACCGGGCTTAAGCGGGTTCGCTTGCCGGGCTGATCACGTTGAACTTGCTTGGCATAGTAAAACGCCGCCCAAACGCCGATCAGCGTCCAGTGGATTTCGGTGAGTAAGTTTCGCGGCGTGCAGCAGCGGAGTTTGCTTCTCTGGCACGACTGCTTCACGGTGCGAAAGAAAACTTCGACGCCCCAGCGTTGTTTGTAAAGTTCGCAGGCCGCTTGATCACTCATGTCGAGTTCACTCGACACAAGATAGATCGTTTCTTTACCGGTATGAACTTGGATCAGACGCAACTTCAACGGCGGCTGCAGTTTCTGCATCGCCGTGGTCGGCCAATAGTAGACGAACCCGTCCCGAATTCGTAGTGATCCAAGGTTCTTCAGCAGCGAGACATTCGAGCCGACGCGAACCAAAAACGAACGCTTCGAGTCGAGAATCGCCGACCATAACGGGTAACCAACGTACTCGGCGTCAGCGATGATTCGCGCGTTGGACGGCAGTTCGTCGAGCATGTCGATTAGCGCATGACGCTCACTCCCTTTCGATCCGTCGATGTGCCAGCGATACGGTAATCCAGCGGTCAGATGCCAAGCGACGGTCGCCAGCAGTTGGGCACTTTCCGCCTTAGACTGATTCGATTTCGAGGCGTACTGCTTTTCTTTTTTGGAGGCGAATTGCTGCTGATTCGCGGCGGTGCGCGGAGCGAGAAACTTGGTGCCGTCGACGGCGAAATTCACTTTGCCGCGCTGACTCCAGTCTCCTTTAAGCTCGCGCAACTGGTCCGCGATGTGCGTGACGACTTGCGGAATGAGCGCTTCGCCATGACGAGCGAGCGCCTTCAATAAACCTTGCCGCGTCGCCGTGAAGTTGAGACGTAACGCTTCGCAAACCATCGACTGAGCGGTTCGCGTCCGCTGGTCAAGCGTCCCTTGCAACCAACCCCAGCAAGCGATCGCCATCGCCGCTAGCGCCTGCGGCTTTAGCGAAGCGTTGCCATGCGACTTAGGCAAGTCAAACTGGGCCGGCAAAAGTTCCTGAAAGACGGCTTTCAAAGCCTGTAAATTCGTGCGAATATCGGTGCTGTCTTGATGCGGCATCCAAGAATCCTTTCTTGGTCGTCAGTGCATACGGTTTTGGTCGACCGCATTGAACTGCTTAACCGCAGGCCGCATCAAGACTTATTTCTTGGAAGACGAAATCGTTACCGGCGTTGGATGGCACCCAGGGATTGGAAAGGGGAATCGAACAACTGTTACCCTAATTC
The nucleotide sequence above comes from Blastopirellula sp. J2-11. Encoded proteins:
- a CDS encoding IS4 family transposase; protein product: MPHQDSTDIRTNLQALKAVFQELLPAQFDLPKSHGNASLKPQALAAMAIACWGWLQGTLDQRTRTAQSMVCEALRLNFTATRQGLLKALARHGEALIPQVVTHIADQLRELKGDWSQRGKVNFAVDGTKFLAPRTAANQQQFASKKEKQYASKSNQSKAESAQLLATVAWHLTAGLPYRWHIDGSKGSERHALIDMLDELPSNARIIADAEYVGYPLWSAILDSKRSFLVRVGSNVSLLKNLGSLRIRDGFVYYWPTTAMQKLQPPLKLRLIQVHTGKETIYLVSSELDMSDQAACELYKQRWGVEVFFRTVKQSCQRSKLRCCTPRNLLTEIHWTLIGVWAAFYYAKQVQRDQPGKRTRLSPVKIIRAFAAATTSVALKARAAALLISELTQAVLADESNRTSSKKSRNYPRKKRPKSCGPPKITSPTKLQMKYAKLFELG
- a CDS encoding IS4 family transposase; the encoded protein is MSFSNDGRFRQQVRFLQQQFAQDGELPFTDVLSEATISHALEALEIVWLDRIYTPLVTLWVFLGQALSQDHSCRAAVARLIAHRVSRGQRRCSAETSAYCQARKRLPEEFFATVARKTGQALDGHADQSWLWKNRRVLAYDGSTVSMPDTADNQQAYPQPPQQAEGLGFPLARIAVFFSLSCGAIIELAICSYSGKGHSELGMLRKLWEVLRSGDIMLADRYMCSWYEIFQLRQRGIHTVTRLHHCRKADFRRGKRLGKGDHLVEWPRPHIRTIDNRTRKGLPDQLTMRETRVLIQQPGFRSRSIIVVTTLLDAEEVTASDLADLYRARWNAELDLRSLKQTLQMDILRCKTPELVRKEIWTHILAYNLIRTVMAQAASKQKIKPRTISFKGAVQTLEAFQPVIAMQGQHGLRRADLYNQLLEALATHRVADRPDRFEPRQRKRRQKKYDRMMKPRNEVKREILKRLG